One Nicotiana sylvestris chromosome 12, ASM39365v2, whole genome shotgun sequence genomic window carries:
- the LOC138883394 gene encoding uncharacterized protein, with product MAPFNALYNRRCHSPIGWFEPDEAKLYGTDLVKEALEKRYHAESSHVLDFSTIHLDESLGYEEDPVAIVSRQDCQLRSKRISAIKFQWRGQPIEKKTWESDEDMQSR from the exons atggctccatttaaTGCTTTATATAATCGGCGATGTCATTCTcccatcgggtggtttgagcccgacgaggctaagttatatggcaCTGATTTGGTAAAGgaggccttggaaaag AGATACCACGCTGAATCATCACATGTgctagacttcagtactattcatctagatgagagcttgggttatgaAGAGGATCCAGTGGCTATTGTTTCTAGACAAGATTGCCAATTGAGATCCAAAAGGATTTCCGCGATAAAGtttcagtggaggggccaaccaatcGAGAAGAAGACCTGGGAGTCCGATGAGGACATGCAGAGTAGATAG